From Flavobacterium alkalisoli, the proteins below share one genomic window:
- a CDS encoding DNA alkylation repair protein, with protein MNFIDELTLGFKANANAENAKYMQDYMRGLFTFYGLKTNDRRAIFKEACLNHKQEIKTSCRDIALKLYETEKREYHYCAIELLIKELKKKFVKDDIILIEHLIVTHSWWDSVDTISKYLLGVYLQQFPEETENVINRFSDSDNMWLNRSAIIFQLGYKKDTIEDILFTQSLKHKHSNEFFIQKAIGRALREYGKTNPQAVRDFVTKAGLKPLSAREALKNL; from the coding sequence ATGAATTTCATAGACGAACTTACCTTGGGCTTTAAAGCCAATGCCAATGCTGAAAACGCAAAGTACATGCAGGACTACATGAGGGGCCTGTTTACTTTTTATGGCTTAAAGACAAACGACAGAAGGGCAATTTTTAAGGAAGCCTGCCTTAACCATAAACAGGAAATTAAAACATCCTGCCGCGATATAGCCCTTAAACTCTATGAAACGGAAAAAAGGGAGTATCACTATTGTGCCATAGAGCTGCTTATAAAAGAGCTTAAAAAGAAGTTTGTAAAGGATGATATAATCCTTATTGAACATCTTATAGTTACCCATTCGTGGTGGGATAGTGTAGATACTATTTCCAAATATCTTTTGGGAGTTTACCTGCAGCAGTTTCCGGAGGAGACAGAAAACGTTATAAACCGTTTTTCCGATAGTGATAATATGTGGCTTAACCGAAGTGCTATTATCTTCCAGCTGGGTTATAAAAAAGATACTATTGAGGATATACTTTTTACCCAAAGCCTGAAGCATAAGCACAGTAACGAATTTTTTATACAAAAGGCTATTGGCCGGGCACTAAGAGAGTACGGAAAAACCAATCCGCAGGCCGTTAGGGATTTCGTAACAAAAGCCGGCCTAAAGCCCCTGAGTGCTAGAGAAGCGTTAAAAAATTTATGA
- the glmM gene encoding phosphoglucosamine mutase, whose product MTLIKSISGIRGTIGGKTGDNLTPVDAVKFASAYGTWLKSQSNKEKLTVVIGRDARISGPMIHSLVMNTLVGLGIDVVDLDLSTTPTVEVAVPLEKADGGIILTASHNPKQWNALKLLNEKGEFLSGADGAKILEIAESEAFDFADVDNLGEITSNDAFMDIHIDEVLNLPLVDVEAVKAAKFKVVVDGVNSSGGVIIPNLLEQMGVEVVKLYCEPNGHFPHNPEPLKEHLGDICELVIKEKAHFGIVVDPDVDRLAFISDDGEMFGEEYTLVAVADYVLSKTPGNTVSNMSSSRALRDITEKHGGSYEASAVGEVNVVELMKKNNAIIGGEGNGGIIYPELHYGRDSLVGVALFLTYLAEKKMSVAALRASYPQYYMSKNKIELTPQINVDAILESMATKYANEDISTIDGVKIDFAEEWVHLRKSNTEPIIRIYTEAKGQDKADALAVRIIDEIKQVAGI is encoded by the coding sequence ATGACGTTAATTAAATCGATATCAGGTATCAGGGGGACGATAGGAGGAAAAACCGGAGATAACCTGACACCAGTAGATGCCGTAAAATTTGCTTCTGCATACGGTACATGGCTAAAGAGCCAAAGCAATAAAGAAAAACTTACTGTAGTAATAGGCCGCGATGCACGTATATCAGGCCCAATGATTCACAGCCTTGTAATGAATACCCTTGTAGGATTAGGTATAGATGTGGTAGACTTAGACCTTTCCACTACGCCTACGGTTGAGGTTGCCGTTCCGCTGGAAAAGGCCGACGGTGGTATTATACTTACCGCAAGCCACAACCCTAAACAGTGGAATGCCTTAAAACTGCTTAACGAAAAAGGGGAGTTTCTTAGTGGTGCCGATGGTGCCAAAATACTTGAGATTGCCGAAAGCGAGGCTTTTGATTTTGCTGATGTGGATAACTTGGGCGAAATAACATCAAACGATGCGTTTATGGATATTCATATTGATGAGGTGCTTAACCTTCCGCTTGTGGATGTTGAGGCTGTTAAGGCTGCCAAATTTAAGGTAGTGGTAGATGGTGTTAACTCATCGGGGGGGGTTATTATCCCTAACCTGCTTGAGCAGATGGGGGTAGAGGTAGTAAAACTATACTGTGAGCCTAACGGACACTTCCCTCATAACCCGGAGCCGTTAAAAGAGCACCTGGGCGATATTTGCGAACTTGTGATTAAGGAAAAGGCACACTTTGGTATAGTGGTAGATCCGGATGTAGACCGTTTGGCGTTTATTAGCGACGATGGCGAAATGTTTGGTGAGGAGTACACCCTTGTTGCGGTGGCCGACTATGTACTGAGCAAAACACCGGGTAACACCGTGAGCAATATGTCATCTTCCCGTGCGCTTAGGGATATAACCGAAAAACATGGCGGAAGCTATGAGGCAAGCGCAGTAGGAGAGGTGAACGTGGTGGAACTCATGAAAAAGAATAACGCTATTATAGGTGGCGAAGGTAACGGTGGTATCATTTACCCTGAGCTTCACTATGGCCGCGATTCACTGGTGGGTGTGGCTTTGTTCCTTACTTACCTTGCAGAAAAGAAAATGAGCGTTGCTGCGCTTAGGGCTTCTTATCCGCAATATTATATGAGCAAGAACAAAATTGAGCTTACGCCGCAAATTAACGTAGACGCTATTTTAGAGTCTATGGCGACCAAATATGCTAACGAGGATATCTCTACCATAGACGGTGTGAAAATCGACTTTGCAGAGGAGTGGGTACACCTTAGAAAATCGAACACCGAGCCTATTATCAGGATCTATACCGAAGCAAAAGGTCAGGATAAAGCCGATGCCCTTGCCGTTAGGATTATAGACGAGATTAAGCAGGTAGCGGGTATTTAA
- a CDS encoding acyl carrier protein phosphodiesterase — MNFLAHIYLSGDNDLVKIGNFMADNIPGNKYEHFPPDVQKGILLHRAIDSYTDAHPVFRKGTKRLHPVYHHYAGVIMDMFYDHFLAKNWASYSSTPLEEYTLGFYHILEANYDILTEKTKGMMPYMITYNWLASYASLEGIERILTQMDNRTKNRSGMRNSVKELKEHYAIFEKEFAEFFADLQNHVKEKSAELEI; from the coding sequence ATGAACTTTTTGGCACACATATACCTTTCGGGCGATAACGATCTGGTTAAGATTGGCAACTTTATGGCCGATAATATTCCGGGAAACAAATACGAACATTTTCCGCCTGATGTTCAAAAAGGGATACTGCTGCATCGTGCCATAGACAGTTATACCGATGCCCACCCCGTTTTCAGGAAAGGTACAAAAAGGCTGCACCCCGTGTATCATCATTATGCCGGAGTGATTATGGATATGTTTTATGATCATTTCCTTGCCAAAAACTGGGCAAGCTACAGCAGCACTCCGTTAGAAGAATATACACTGGGCTTTTACCATATACTGGAGGCCAACTACGATATACTTACCGAAAAGACCAAGGGCATGATGCCGTATATGATAACCTATAACTGGCTGGCAAGCTATGCTTCGCTGGAAGGTATTGAGCGTATACTCACGCAAATGGACAACAGGACCAAAAACAGGTCGGGTATGCGGAATTCAGTTAAGGAACTTAAGGAACACTATGCTATTTTTGAAAAGGAATTCGCCGAATTTTTCGCAGATTTGCAAAATCACGTAAAAGAGAAATCAGCCGAACTGGAAATATGA
- a CDS encoding biosynthetic peptidoglycan transglycosylase: protein MDNKAEQYYPTYVFKKENRDVVLIEFEEAQKLANSQTKIYAQVASILVALTAIIIPFFFNQQEKNLTIFKNNSILFSIIATCLGAFLLRYFVELQRQITFNARKVVTLRSMLGLDYGNIHLTIPNNRVEGAKNPFEIRFFNGWLWFQSVPFWILTVTINFIWFYSLENNGYSVSLYVYIIIHLIVTCLYYYIFRCKLYELHETFYLQFVQLISRIFAIKLLPNFEYILYRAKLSYIDLDRLGINYENLKRILIDIEDQNFYSNKGGISIKSTLRAGVSRFKRFRNKYGYIESGGSTITMQLTRTLFIPSNQNKYRRKFIEILLSIWLSHQFNEKEILKMYISSVRFERGVMGLSDAIKYFFTERIKSKNLTEEESFF, encoded by the coding sequence TCTTAATTGAATTTGAGGAAGCTCAAAAGCTAGCTAATTCACAAACAAAAATTTATGCTCAGGTAGCCAGTATATTAGTTGCTTTGACTGCTATAATTATCCCGTTTTTCTTTAATCAACAAGAAAAAAACTTAACTATTTTTAAAAATAATTCCATACTCTTTTCCATAATAGCTACATGTCTTGGAGCATTTCTACTTAGATACTTTGTTGAACTACAAAGACAAATAACATTTAATGCTAGAAAAGTAGTTACCCTTCGTTCTATGCTGGGATTAGACTATGGCAATATACACCTAACAATCCCAAATAATAGAGTTGAAGGAGCTAAGAATCCTTTCGAAATTAGGTTTTTTAATGGATGGCTATGGTTTCAAAGTGTTCCATTCTGGATATTAACAGTAACTATTAATTTTATTTGGTTTTACTCCTTAGAAAACAATGGTTATTCAGTATCTCTTTATGTTTATATAATAATACACTTGATAGTTACATGTTTATACTATTATATTTTTAGATGTAAATTATATGAATTACATGAAACTTTTTACTTACAATTTGTCCAATTAATTAGTAGAATTTTCGCTATAAAATTACTACCAAATTTTGAGTATATATTGTATCGAGCAAAGTTGTCATATATAGACCTTGACAGATTAGGTATTAATTATGAAAACCTAAAAAGAATATTAATTGATATTGAAGATCAAAATTTTTATAGTAATAAAGGAGGAATTTCAATCAAATCTACATTAAGAGCAGGAGTAAGTAGATTTAAACGTTTTAGAAATAAATATGGATATATTGAAAGTGGTGGTTCAACAATAACGATGCAATTAACACGAACTCTTTTTATTCCCTCTAATCAAAATAAATATCGTAGAAAATTCATTGAAATATTACTATCAATTTGGTTAAGTCATCAGTTTAATGAAAAAGAAATATTAAAAATGTACATATCATCAGTAAGATTTGAAAGAGGAGTTATGGGGCTTTCTGATGCAATAAAGTACTTCTTTACAGAAAGAATAAAATCTAAAAATCTTACTGAAGAAGAATCATTTTTTTAG